A stretch of Geomonas oryzisoli DNA encodes these proteins:
- a CDS encoding type II toxin-antitoxin system PemK/MazF family toxin, which translates to MKRGDVVLVTTAGDYGKPRPALVVQTDYFSEHPSVTLCLLTSFMLDAPLYRYKLAPTAENGLSAPSFVQVDKLMTVPRQKVGDVIGNLSDKQMSEITRLLALWIGIADR; encoded by the coding sequence ATGAAACGGGGAGATGTCGTCCTGGTGACCACTGCAGGTGATTATGGCAAACCACGACCTGCTCTTGTGGTCCAAACCGACTACTTTTCTGAGCACCCAAGCGTAACGCTCTGTCTCCTGACATCCTTTATGTTGGATGCCCCGCTCTATCGTTACAAGCTCGCACCGACGGCAGAGAATGGGCTGTCAGCCCCCTCTTTTGTTCAGGTGGACAAGCTAATGACCGTGCCCCGCCAAAAAGTAGGTGATGTCATAGGGAACTTGTCTGACAAACAGATGTCCGAGATCACGAGACTATTGGCATTGTGGATAGGCATCGCGGACAGGTAG
- a CDS encoding DUF2442 domain-containing protein has protein sequence MNKVVSVKPLEDKKVAVVLSDGRSGFFDVAPYIKSDFFQRLNEEAYFRRVSLFFTGIGWPEGQDLGSDTIAAELQPMPEQQESSCNGAQFREGP, from the coding sequence ATGAATAAAGTGGTTTCAGTAAAACCATTGGAGGACAAAAAAGTAGCGGTCGTCCTTTCCGATGGCAGGTCAGGCTTTTTCGATGTCGCCCCCTATATCAAAAGCGATTTTTTCCAGCGCTTGAATGAGGAGGCGTACTTCAGGCGGGTCTCCCTCTTCTTCACCGGCATCGGCTGGCCCGAAGGGCAGGATCTTGGTTCCGACACCATCGCGGCGGAGTTGCAGCCAATGCCGGAGCAGCAGGAGTCATCGTGTAACGGGGCGCAGTTCCGCGAGGGCCCTTAG
- a CDS encoding antitoxin MazE family protein: MQPTRDRVQNYRAKLREAGLKPVQIWVPDPATPGFEAECLRQSRLALQDPQNLQDLEDMAEVADWGEE; the protein is encoded by the coding sequence ATGCAGCCGACAAGAGATAGAGTGCAAAATTACAGGGCAAAACTTCGTGAAGCTGGATTGAAGCCGGTTCAGATATGGGTTCCCGATCCAGCGACCCCTGGTTTTGAGGCCGAATGCCTCAGACAATCGCGGCTCGCGCTTCAAGACCCGCAGAATCTGCAGGACTTGGAAGACATGGCTGAGGTGGCCGACTGGGGTGAGGAATGA
- a CDS encoding NADH-quinone oxidoreductase subunit N — METIAMPAINLAVIMPEILLSCIAMVLLLVNVFVPGKNKAYLGYLSIIGLAVTAASAVGGWGPSVSAFNGSVVQDNYAIFFKIIFIISAGLAILIADRYMVQEDCNQGELYPMVLFATVGMMLMASGTDLMVIFLGLELLSIPLYILAGWNRDNLASNEAGLKYFLLGAFSTGFLLYGMALTYGATGSTKIMAISSYVMSNPGVASNPLFIVGMLLIAVGFSFKIAAAPFHMWTPDVYQGAPTPMTAFMSAGPKAAGFAAFIRVMIFAFPMLRAEWSDLLWILAVLTMTVGNIIALSQDNVKRMLAYSSIAHAGYALVGFAAVNAEGAAGILFYMLSYAFMNIGAFGVIVLITKKGEINGNVQDLAGFGHKKPLLAMVLSIFLFSLAGMPPTAGFIGKFYLFSAAIKAGYVWLAIIGVLNSAASLYYYLRVMVFMYMKDPTEDFEWAGATPAIAVCLLVAVGATLVLGVVPGTVLELAQKAVQF, encoded by the coding sequence ATGGAAACAATTGCTATGCCGGCCATAAACCTGGCAGTGATCATGCCTGAGATCCTACTCTCATGCATCGCCATGGTGCTGCTGCTCGTCAACGTCTTCGTGCCGGGCAAGAACAAGGCCTACCTCGGTTACCTGAGCATCATCGGCCTTGCAGTGACCGCGGCGAGCGCCGTGGGCGGCTGGGGGCCGTCGGTATCAGCGTTCAACGGATCGGTAGTGCAGGACAACTACGCAATCTTCTTCAAGATCATCTTCATCATTTCCGCGGGCCTTGCCATCTTGATAGCGGATCGCTACATGGTCCAGGAGGATTGCAACCAGGGCGAGCTCTACCCGATGGTTCTTTTCGCCACCGTCGGCATGATGCTGATGGCGAGCGGGACCGACCTGATGGTCATCTTCCTCGGCCTCGAGCTTCTCTCCATCCCGCTGTACATCCTGGCCGGGTGGAACCGTGACAACCTGGCATCCAACGAGGCAGGCCTCAAGTACTTCCTGCTGGGTGCCTTCTCCACCGGCTTCCTGCTCTACGGCATGGCGCTCACCTACGGCGCCACCGGCAGCACCAAGATCATGGCCATCTCCTCCTATGTGATGAGCAACCCCGGCGTAGCCAGCAACCCGCTCTTCATCGTGGGCATGCTGCTGATCGCCGTCGGCTTCAGCTTCAAGATTGCCGCCGCACCGTTCCACATGTGGACCCCGGACGTCTACCAGGGCGCACCGACCCCGATGACCGCGTTCATGTCTGCCGGTCCGAAAGCAGCAGGCTTCGCAGCCTTCATCCGCGTCATGATCTTCGCCTTCCCGATGCTGAGGGCTGAGTGGAGCGACCTGCTGTGGATTCTGGCCGTACTGACCATGACCGTCGGTAACATCATCGCGCTGTCCCAGGACAACGTGAAGAGGATGCTGGCCTACTCCTCCATCGCCCATGCCGGTTACGCGCTGGTGGGTTTCGCCGCCGTGAACGCCGAAGGTGCAGCAGGCATCCTGTTCTACATGCTCTCCTACGCCTTCATGAACATCGGCGCCTTCGGTGTCATCGTACTGATCACCAAGAAAGGCGAGATCAACGGCAACGTGCAGGATCTGGCCGGTTTCGGTCACAAGAAGCCGCTTCTGGCAATGGTACTGAGCATCTTCCTGTTCTCCCTGGCCGGCATGCCGCCGACCGCAGGTTTCATCGGGAAGTTCTACCTCTTCAGCGCAGCCATCAAAGCCGGTTACGTGTGGCTTGCCATTATCGGTGTACTGAACTCCGCGGCATCCCTGTACTACTACCTGCGCGTCATGGTCTTCATGTACATGAAAGATCCGACCGAAGACTTCGAGTGGGCAGGTGCCACCCCGGCCATCGCAGTATGTCTGCTGGTAGCCGTAGGTGCCACCCTGGTTCTCGGCGTAGTCCCGGGCACCGTCCTCGAGTTGGCGCAGAAAGCAGTACAGTTCTAA
- a CDS encoding helix-turn-helix domain-containing protein encodes MSDELFKELLESVKQGAAIMKGETEPSRSFDFPETEVRALRERFGLSQDKFANLVGISVGTLRNWEQGRRKPEGPARVLLRIALLHPEALLDVGGRQKRV; translated from the coding sequence ATGAGCGATGAACTTTTCAAGGAGTTGTTGGAAAGTGTGAAGCAGGGTGCGGCGATAATGAAAGGAGAGACGGAACCCTCCCGTTCTTTTGACTTTCCTGAAACGGAGGTTCGTGCTCTGCGCGAGAGATTCGGGCTGTCCCAGGATAAGTTTGCAAACCTCGTCGGAATCAGCGTCGGGACGCTGCGAAACTGGGAACAGGGGCGGCGCAAGCCGGAAGGCCCAGCGCGAGTGCTGCTGAGAATTGCGTTACTGCATCCTGAAGCTTTGCTGGACGTCGGTGGGAGGCAAAAACGGGTGTAG